The Triticum aestivum cultivar Chinese Spring chromosome 3A, IWGSC CS RefSeq v2.1, whole genome shotgun sequence genome includes a region encoding these proteins:
- the LOC123059877 gene encoding uncharacterized protein, whose product MRSNPATPANPSGSRKRGHYNSANKSRRKGDTAYRCSPHLIPPIMKLLSDRQRGFVRKIGFGSLLSMEDFEMDRALTLWLIDRFSCDTEALEFQGGVSVPVRPLVESVLGIPAGPIQVVAGLHVGDAFRTRYRCLKGKNAEKLAEEMRGMTEEEPFCMAFMMVILAIYLAPNTTKLVNRYLFGAAQQVGSLRQMDWCGFVADYLFRGIRKFKESEAPFVFVKGCVHILNVIYVDLVKHAAFEVPNGFPRLGVVTTEHNKWVASHPFGSLLVRRLEESVYAPVLNNMGNGSIVKGGTCADSDTNTDALANQFAITVTHQNNPQPIAAYPGTARTTPDITSLASVEHVALETSARSAVYSFNTHRVEGSVFLEECVVFPRSREQLQSAGPSSPYSAQIVEKMQLAPEATLGRNRGSPKDDRTPERARVELPNSGQVKQAGEGTIRMDMSLLSCRVCYHPVKPPVFQCNVGHLACGTCLAELPGEQCPICEHGGGFSRCPVMDDVVLSSEMKCSYDGCQSYVPYHELDGHQRVCPHAPCFCTEPGCGFCGPPVALLGHLTAVHSVPVQKVQYGNVHRLRLSEARCLLHVEEDDSVFLLAVGAVGALDMATVVSAVCICAGASLEPRHAVKLRANGPPPPSSAAGSILLDLKAVTNSNRPGEVAVEELPSFLMVPPTYLVGSEASEVSLDVRIDRV is encoded by the exons ATGCGCTCCAATCCCGCCACGCCTGCGAATCCCAGCGGGAGCAGAAAGCGGGGGCACTACAATTCCGCCAACAAGTCCCGCCGGAAG GGCGACACGGCCTATAGGTGCTCGCCGCACCTCATCCCACCGATTATGAAGCTTCTCAGCGATAGGCAGAGAGGCTTTGTCAGAAAGATTGGGTTTGGAAGCCTGCTGTCCATGGAAGATTTTGAGATGGACAGGGCCCTTACCCTGTGGCTGATCGACAGGTTCAGCTGCGACACCGAGGCGCTCGAGTTCCAAGGCGGCGTGTCGGTTCCGGTGAGGCCGCTCGTGGAGTCCGTCCTCGGGATCCCTGCGGGCCCCATCCAGGTCGTGGCGGGCCTCCACGTCGGCGACGCTTTCCGCACTCGGTACCGCTGTCTTAAAGGGAAGAACGCCGAGAAACTGGCCGAGGAAATGCGCGGCATGACCGAGGAGGAACCCTTCTGTATGGCCTTCATGATGGTGATCCTTGCGATTTATCTAGCACCCAACACAACCAAGCTTGTCAACAGGTACTTGTTTGGGGCCGCTCAGCAGGTCGGCAGCCTCAGACAGATGGACTGGTGCGGTTTCGTTGCTGACTATCTCTTCAGAGGGATCAGGAAGTTCAAGGAATCGGAAGCACCCTTTGTTTTTGTAAAGGGCTGTGTGCACATCCTGAAC GTCATTTACGTTGATCTTGTGAAACACGCTGCATTCGAAGTACCAAACGGCTTTCCACGCTTGGGCGTTGTCACTACAGAGCATAACAAATGGGTAGCTTCACATCCCTTTGGTAGCTTGCTG GTGCGTCGTCTAGAAGAGTCTGTCTATGCTCCCGTGCTCAATAACATGGGAAATGGTAGCATTGTTAAAGGCGGAACATGTGCTGATTCTGATACAAATACTGATGCTCTGGCCAATCAGTTTGCTATCACTGTCACCCATCAAAATAACCCGCAACCGATTGCAGCCTACCCTGGCACTGCCAGAACAACCCCTGATATAACGAGCTTGGCCAGTGTTGAACATGTAGCGTTAGAGACATCAGCTCGATCTGCAG TGTATTCATTTAACACTCACAGAGTTGAGGGGTCCGTTTTCTTGGAAGAATGCGTAGTTTTTCCAAGAAGCCGCGAGCAATTGCAGTCTGCTGGGCCTTCTTCACCGTATTCTGCACAA ATTGTGGAGAAGATGCAGCTTGCGCCAGAAGCCACTTTGGGAAGGAACAGGGGTTCGCCGAAGGACGATCGGACACCCGAGAGGGCGAGGGTGGAGCTGCCCAACAGTGGGCAAGTAAAGCAAGCCGGAGAAGGCACCATAAGGATGGACATGAGTTTGCTTAGTTGTCGCGTCTGCTACCACCCCGTCAAGCCCCCTGTCTTCCAG TGCAATGTCGGGCATTTAGCTTGCGGCACATGCCTCGCGGAGCTCCCCGGCGAACAGTGCCCGATCtgcgagcacggcggtggctttagcCGCTGTCCAGTGATGGACGACGTCGTCTTGTCGAGCGAGATGAAGTGCTCCTACGACGGCTGCCAGAGCTACGTCCCCTATCACGAGCTTGACGGCCACCAGAGAGTGTGCCCGCACGCGCCCTGCTTCTGCACGGAGCCCGGTTGCGGCTTCTGCGGCCCTCCAGTGGCGCTCCTTGGCCACCTCACTGCGGTGCACTCAGTGCCAGTGCAGAAGGTCCAGTACGGCAATGTTCACCGGCTCCGGTTGTCGGAGGCACGGTGCCTGCTCCATGTGGAAGAGGACGACAGTGTGTTCCTCCTGGCTGTGGGGGCCGTGGGCGCGCTCGACATGGCCACCGTCGTGTCTGCGGTGTGCATCTGTGCGGGAGCATCACTAGAGCCGCGACACGCGGTCAAGCTCCGGGCGAATGGTCCGCCGCCACCGAGCAGCGCAGCGGGCAGCATTTTGTTGGACTTGAAGGCGGTGACGAACAGCAACAGGCCCGGCGAGGTGGCCGTGGAGGAGCTGCCGTCTTTCTTGATGGTGCCGCCTACATATCTGGTTGGATCTGAGGCGTCCGAGGTGTCCCTCGACGTTCGCATTGACAGGGTGTGA
- the LOC123057575 gene encoding putative E3 ubiquitin-protein ligase SINA-like 9, whose protein sequence is MAGQDKRCLPLMPACNGEHGGKKARHQALVPVVKQEPRQEAEEEEWEEGELTSHGGSPGAAEALVGAAPAPAPPQIDVRMDMALLHCQACFLPLKPRVFKCEAGHVVCGYCRGAHGEACGRADTHCPELDAVVGGTKVPCAYRDFGCDRFLVYHGAAEHKRACPWMPCSCPQPGCAFLGPPAALLDHCSAEHSRPIIQVRYGRPWTLSLPLAQRWHVVVGQEDRSVFLVSLADLGVAATAVSLLCVRSDGAVALPAAPHFWCKLSVEHPRGDKDEMIMMASAVSSSPLSAGLPVPGQGMFLAVPHLLMSGDVLAISVRIDQLQPPPPASTAVAGGAPAPAAPAHARTTTRRLQ, encoded by the exons ATGGCCGGGCAGGACAAGAGGTGTTTGCCCTTGATGCCGGCGTGCAACGGCGAGCACGGCGGCAAGAAGGCGCGGCACCAGGCCCTGGTGCCCGTGGTGAAGCAGGAGCCGCggcaggaggcggaggaggaggagtgggaggagggggAGCTGACGTCCCATGGCGGCAGCCCGGGAGCGGCGGAGGCCCTGGTGGGGgcggcgcccgcgcccgcgccgccgcagaTCGACGTGAGGATGGACATGGCGCTGCTCCACTGCCAGGCCTGCTTCCTCCCCCTCAAGCCCCGCGTGTTCAAG TGCGAGGCCGGGCACGTGGTGTGCGGCTACTGCCGCGGCGCGCACGGCGAGGCCTGCGGCCGCGCCGACACGCACTGCCCCGAGCTGGACGCCGTGGTGGGCGGCACCAAGGTGCCGTGCGCGTACCGGGACTTCGGCTGCGACCGGTTCCTCGTGTACCACGGCGCCGCGGAGCACAAGCGCGCGTGCCCGTGGATGCCCTGCTCCTGCCCGCAGCCCGGCTGCGCCTTCCTCGGCCCCCCGGCGGCGCTCCTCGACCACTGCTCCGCCGAGCACTCCCGGCCCATCATCCAGGTGCGCTACGGCCGGCCCTGGACGCTCAGCCTGCCGCTGGCGCAGCGCTGGCACGTGGTGGTCGGGCAGGAGGACCGGAGCGTCTTCCTCGTCTCCCTGGCCGACCTGGGCGTGGCGGCCACCGCGGTGTCGCTGCTCTGCGTCAGGTCCGACGGCGCCGTCGCGCTGCCCGCGGCGCCCCACTTCTGGTGCAAGCTCTCGGTGGAGCACCCGCGCGGCGACAAGGACGAGATGATCATGATGGCTTCGGCCGTGAGCAGCAGCCCCCTGTCCGCCGGCCTGCCGGTGCCCGGCCAGGGGATGTTCTTGGCGGTGCCGCACTTGTTGATGTCCGGCGACGTGCTTGCCATCAGCGTCCGCATTGATCAGCtccagcctcctcctcctgcctccactGCTGTCGCGGGCGGGGCACCAGCGCCAGCAGCACCAGCCCATGCTAGGACAACAACCAGGAGGCTCCAATGA
- the LOC123059878 gene encoding lecithin-cholesterol acyltransferase-like 1 — MAMATKLQWWPRLLLLTHSAFFLLSHAASLPWTLDNVSGLHPVVLLPGSTCSQIEARLTDAYEPPSPLCAAHKGDGQWHRLWKTAAAPDADAPCFADQFRLVYDDAAGDYRNAPGVETRAVSFGSTRGFLADDPADKELCMGKLVEALERAGYRDGETLFGAPYDFRHAPAPPGTANREVSRFRRRLRELVERASRTNGDKPVILVSHSQGGYFALDFLNRSPLPWRRRFVKHFVMASTGAGGFVLLMQTLLPSLQVRMIFPGTLSALPSPVAFGDDTPLVVTTNRSYAARDMPAFLAAAGLPPQAVWLYETRALPVALSLGPPLVPMTCVNGGGVPTVEKLVYPCPGGLGAAPEVVYGDGDGVVNLASILALDTVMGGDPRQEHYRSMRIANMSHLGVVSDALALERLLGEILYAATPAVDARAM, encoded by the exons atggccatggccaccaAGCTCCAATGGTGGCCACGGCTCCTCCTGCTCACCCACTCTGCCTTCTTCCTGCTCAGCCACGCGGCCTCCTTGCCATGGACACTCGACAACGTCTCCGGCCTCCACCCTGTGGTGCTGCTGCCCGGCAGCACGTGCAGCCAGATCGAGGCCCGCCTCACGGACGCCTACGAGCCGCCGTCGCCGCTCTGCGCCGCGCATAAGGGCGACGGCCAGTGGCACCGGCTATGGAAGACGGCGGCTGCTCCTGACGCCGACGCCCCGTGCTTCGCCGATCAGTTTAGATTGGTCTACGACGATGCCGCCGGCGATTACCGCAACGCGCCCGGCGTCGAGACCCGCGCCGTCTCCTTCGGCTCCACCCGCGGCTTCCTCGCCGACGACCCTGCCGACAA GGAGCTCTGCATGGGGAAGCTGGTGGAGGCGTTGGAGCGAGCGGGGTACCGCGACGGCGAGACCCTCTTCGGCGCGCCCTACGACTTCCGGCACGCGCCCGCCCCGCCGGGGACGGCCAACAGGGAGGTGTCCCGGTTCCGGCGGCGGCTCCGGGAGCTGGTGGAGCGCGCGAGCAGGACGAACGGTGACAAGCCGGTCATCCTCGTCTCGCACAGCCAGGGCGGCTACTTCGCACTCGACTTCCTCAACCGGAGCCCGCTGCCGTGGCGCAGGAGGTTCGTGAAGCACTTCGTCATGGCCTCCACGGGCGCCGGCGGGTTCGTGCTGCTAATGCAGACCCTCCTTCCCTCGCTGCAAGTGAGGATGATCTTCCCCGGCACTCTCTCGGCACTGCCGTCCCCCGTCGCTTTCGGCGACGACACGCCGCTAGTGGTCACTACGAACCGGAGCTACGCCGCGCGTGACATGCCGGCGTTCCTCGCGGCGGCGGGGCTGCCGCCACAGGCGGTATGGCTCTACGAGACGCGTGCGCTTCCCGTGGCGCTGAGCCTCGGGCCACCGCTAGTGCCCATGACGTGCGTCAACGGCGGCGGCGTGCCGACCGTGGAGAAGCTCGTCTACCCGTGCCCTGGCGGCCTCGGCGCGGCCCCGGAGGTGGTGTACGGAGACGGCGACGGCGTCGTGAACTTGGCGAGCATACTTGCGCTGGACACGGTGATGGGTGGAGACCCGAGGCAGGAGCACTACAGGTCCATGAGGATCGCCAATATGTCTCACCTTGGTGTTGTCTCGGACGCTCTCGCCCTCGAGCGTTTGCTTGGTGAGATCCTTTACGCAGCTACACCCGCCGTAGATGCGCGTGCGATGTAG